The following nucleotide sequence is from uncultured Draconibacterium sp..
CAAGCTTTCAAATGAGCTATTTCTTCGATAATTCGATAACGTTTACATTTAATAAATCAATTTTTTGAACGATAGCTTTTCATCTTTGAATTAAAATAATGTCAATATTTGAATTTTCTGTTCTCAGTTCATAAATCCTTTTGTCGGATTGATAAAACGATATATCAATCTCATCTTTGAAGTTATTATCTCGGCTGTTCCATCCATTTCCTGAACAAGCCTTAGCTGTTCTTTATAACTCGACTCCATACCTTTATACAATGATATTTCCACAATATATCCATCATTTTCAGGAACAAGCGAAATCGATTGCACCCTGCCAATCAAAATTCCATGTTGCATATAAGGATAGCCAGAAAGTTTAATGTTGACCGCTTGTCCAATTTTTACTTTCCCAATTCCAGAAGAAGGAACCACTGCCCTGCATATAATGGAAGTGTTATTTGTCGGAACAATAGTTGCCAAACGATTACCTGAAGTTACAACATGATTTGCGCTCCAATAATTTGTAAATGTAACTTTTCCATTAATTGGACTAACAATTAAGTACGTTTCCTTCCATAGCTTGACGTTATCTTTAAAAGTTAGAATAGCTTCGAAAATATTAGATTCATATTGTGCGATCTCATTTCTGTGCTGTTCCTGCATTTCAATCAGAGAACGTTTTTGATTAAGAATGTTTATTTCAGAAGATTTTAAAGAAGACAAGAAATTGGTATACCCTCGTTTCTCCTGTATAAATTTGGAATGTGCTCTTTCAACCTCCGACTCGGATATTCCACCTCTATCCAGCATTTTTTTATGAGCGTTATAATCTTTTTGTGCAATTTCTAATTGCTGTTTAATCATTTTTTCTTCGTCAAGGCTTAGCTGATATTGTTGTTCCTGTTTTAACATTTGTTGTTTGAGCAGTTCGATTTTTTGTGGCAGAATGTTATCATTTAGATACCTTTGGTATTCTTTCATATATAAAAATATCTGAGAATAAGAATCATTAATATCTCCCAATTCAAGATTGTCAGGTAAATTCTGGTCAATCTGTTGACGTCCCAGTATCTCAATTTCATTTATTATCGAATCGGCAACTATAACGTCCGCCAAATTAGCCGAACTAAAAATCACGGCTATTTTATCACCCTTTTTAACCGGTTCGCCATCTGAAACAAACCATTGACTTATACGACCTGAGGTTTTAGTAATTAAAGGAGCTGGTGGGTTTGTAGTAGTAATAATAAGAGGTGCTGATACTACTTCGTTAAACGTAAAAAAATAGGTTCCTATTATTATAAAGAAAAATATCAGGAATATAGCTGTTAGTCCCCATCGAAGTACACTCCCTGGTATTTGTTGCATGATTTCTCTGACTTCTTCGTTATGAATTTCTATATTTTGTTTTTTTGCCAATTTTTCAATTTTAATCTGTCATTAATTTCACGATATCTGTTTATATTAATTATCAACTTTCAATATATTAATTTCCTAATTCCAACTGGTCTTTTACTAAGTTAAAATAAGCTCCTTTCTTCCCAACAAGTTCGCTATGTGTGCCTTTTTCAGCAATCTGTCCTTTTTCTAGGACTATGATTTGATCTGCTTTTTTTACAGTGCTTAACCTGTGAGCTACCACTACTACGGTGCGTCCTTGGAAGAAATTATCTAAATTTTCTATAATTACCCGTTCATTTTTTGAGTCTAATGCATTAGTGGCTTCATCAAAGAAGATGTAATCAGGATTCTTATATACCGCTCTGGCAATTAAAATTCGTTGCTTTTGACC
It contains:
- a CDS encoding HlyD family efflux transporter periplasmic adaptor subunit, which produces MAKKQNIEIHNEEVREIMQQIPGSVLRWGLTAIFLIFFFIIIGTYFFTFNEVVSAPLIITTTNPPAPLITKTSGRISQWFVSDGEPVKKGDKIAVIFSSANLADVIVADSIINEIEILGRQQIDQNLPDNLELGDINDSYSQIFLYMKEYQRYLNDNILPQKIELLKQQMLKQEQQYQLSLDEEKMIKQQLEIAQKDYNAHKKMLDRGGISESEVERAHSKFIQEKRGYTNFLSSLKSSEINILNQKRSLIEMQEQHRNEIAQYESNIFEAILTFKDNVKLWKETYLIVSPINGKVTFTNYWSANHVVTSGNRLATIVPTNNTSIICRAVVPSSGIGKVKIGQAVNIKLSGYPYMQHGILIGRVQSISLVPENDGYIVEISLYKGMESSYKEQLRLVQEMDGTAEIITSKMRLIYRFINPTKGFMN